Proteins from a single region of Bogoriella caseilytica:
- a CDS encoding PPA1309 family protein, translating to MTSPAETAPTPRLLALRDAVREIERHAADRGWDGEVTASVFALVRTTDALSATPDLAGELPETALAEAASDPEHLTSIEQDGLPEATTLEELLAQLAWPEQVDGAAVVVERLMVPPEAEQGLPQDPEEAMAALMAHPDRTDVRLAAGVLRTGESWCAVRSRSHDTDDEVAGSPEAVPGLVEALRATFR from the coding sequence ATGACCTCGCCAGCTGAGACCGCGCCCACGCCACGCCTGCTCGCCCTGCGCGATGCCGTGCGGGAGATCGAACGACACGCCGCCGATCGCGGCTGGGACGGGGAGGTGACCGCCTCGGTGTTCGCACTGGTCCGCACCACCGACGCGCTCTCGGCCACCCCCGATCTGGCCGGCGAACTGCCGGAGACCGCCCTGGCGGAGGCCGCATCGGATCCCGAACACCTGACCAGCATCGAGCAGGACGGGCTGCCGGAGGCCACCACCCTGGAGGAACTCCTCGCCCAGCTGGCCTGGCCGGAGCAGGTCGACGGCGCCGCCGTGGTGGTCGAGCGTCTGATGGTCCCGCCCGAGGCTGAGCAAGGACTGCCTCAGGATCCCGAGGAAGCCATGGCTGCGCTCATGGCCCACCCGGATCGCACGGACGTGCGCCTCGCGGCCGGCGTGCTGCGGACCGGGGAGTCCTGGTGTGCGGTGCGCAGCCGCAGCCACGACACGGACGACGAGGTGGCCGGATCGCCCGAGGCCGTGCCCGGTCTCGTCGAGGCGCTGCGGGCGACCTTCCGCTAG
- a CDS encoding YlbL family protein: protein MPSPAWRIPPRLITLAACATFLTGGFITAVGIHLPYAVQRPGPTLDTLGALDGEELITISGIDTYPTDGELRLTTVSVVGGPGYPVRASDVLRAWTLEREFVLPVESVFNPEVSREELDEQASMQMTSSQTNATVSALESLGYEVPQTLTIAGAGPGTGAEGVVEAGDLLLSIEAPEQGLVEVEAFSDLSAVLRETVPGAVVTLGLEREGEAMDVEIVTGEGPHGALLGIYIDPEVEIPYVIDFDIEDIGGPSAGLMFSLAITDLLTEEDLAAGQHVAGTGTVDLAGQVGAIGGIVQKMHGSVRDGAEWFLAPAGNCADVLGNIPDGLEVVAVDTLTEAKEALLDVTAGRTDELPRCE, encoded by the coding sequence ATGCCTTCTCCTGCCTGGCGGATTCCGCCGCGCCTGATCACCCTGGCCGCGTGCGCGACCTTCCTCACCGGCGGCTTCATCACGGCCGTGGGGATCCACCTGCCGTACGCCGTGCAGCGGCCCGGGCCGACCCTCGACACGCTTGGTGCGCTCGATGGTGAGGAGCTCATCACGATATCCGGCATCGACACCTACCCCACCGACGGCGAGCTGCGCTTGACCACGGTCTCCGTGGTGGGCGGGCCGGGGTATCCGGTGCGGGCCTCCGACGTCTTGCGGGCGTGGACGCTGGAACGCGAGTTCGTGCTGCCGGTCGAGTCGGTCTTCAACCCTGAGGTCAGCCGCGAAGAGCTCGACGAGCAGGCCAGCATGCAGATGACGTCCTCGCAGACCAATGCCACCGTCTCCGCGCTCGAATCGCTCGGCTATGAGGTGCCGCAGACGCTGACCATCGCCGGCGCGGGCCCCGGCACCGGCGCCGAGGGGGTGGTCGAGGCCGGGGATCTGCTGCTCAGCATCGAAGCACCCGAACAAGGCCTGGTGGAGGTCGAGGCTTTCTCCGATCTGTCGGCCGTGCTTCGCGAGACCGTTCCCGGTGCCGTGGTCACTCTCGGCCTCGAGCGCGAGGGTGAGGCCATGGACGTCGAGATCGTCACCGGAGAGGGGCCGCACGGTGCGTTGCTCGGGATCTACATCGACCCCGAGGTCGAGATTCCCTACGTGATCGATTTTGACATCGAAGACATCGGTGGCCCCAGTGCGGGCCTGATGTTCTCCCTGGCCATCACGGATCTGCTCACCGAGGAGGATCTGGCGGCGGGCCAGCACGTGGCCGGGACCGGCACCGTGGACCTGGCGGGTCAGGTGGGAGCCATCGGCGGAATCGTGCAGAAGATGCACGGCTCGGTGCGCGACGGTGCCGAATGGTTCCTGGCGCCGGCGGGCAACTGCGCCGACGTCCTCGGCAATATCCCAGACGGCTTGGAGGTGGTGGCCGTGGACACCTTGACCGAGGCCAAGGAAGCTCTGCTGGACGTCACCGCGGGCCGCACCGACGAGCTGCCGCGCTGCGAGTGA
- a CDS encoding zinc-dependent metalloprotease encodes MSQEPTRGDGNDGHGPGEWEELLRSLLGPQAADEAIAAMRASGLDPSAMSQAAGLPADRNQLMQMITQMQQMMAQGAGEPVNWSIAQDLARQTAAAGGDPSVSAAEAQRVREALQVADLWLDPVTDHAPAPGPREAWSRATWVERTLPAWKRLAEPVAVSMTRALSEVLGTQAEHLPEELRALTGGEGPLRAMVDQMGAAVFGMQVGQALGALAREAFGPTELSLPLLEAHTSALVPANISAFTEGLDVPEDEVRFYLAVREAAHARLFAHVPWLPSHLLGIVESYSREIAIDVAAMEEAVRDIDPSDAEQLRQAMSGGVFALERTESQEAALLRLESALALVEGWVQHVTAQAVAPHLPHAVALQEMLARRRASGGPAEKTFAALVGLELRPRRLREAAALWAAVEQERGVAERDAVWSHPDLMPRAEDLDDPQGFAAGRPAEDDTAQDLDAALAAIFAEDERRTSDSADPSAEGEEGAGDPGSEPGPAHED; translated from the coding sequence ATGAGCCAGGAACCCACGCGCGGCGACGGCAACGACGGTCACGGCCCTGGGGAGTGGGAGGAATTGCTCCGCTCCCTCCTGGGCCCGCAGGCAGCCGATGAGGCGATCGCGGCCATGCGTGCCTCGGGCCTGGATCCCTCGGCCATGTCGCAGGCTGCGGGGCTGCCTGCCGACCGCAACCAGCTCATGCAGATGATCACCCAGATGCAGCAGATGATGGCTCAAGGCGCCGGGGAGCCGGTGAACTGGAGCATCGCCCAGGATCTCGCGCGCCAGACCGCTGCGGCCGGCGGCGATCCCTCCGTTTCGGCTGCCGAGGCGCAGCGCGTGCGTGAGGCTCTCCAGGTCGCGGATCTGTGGCTCGACCCGGTCACCGACCATGCCCCCGCGCCCGGGCCGCGTGAGGCCTGGAGCCGGGCCACCTGGGTGGAGCGCACCCTCCCTGCCTGGAAGCGCCTGGCCGAACCGGTGGCTGTCTCGATGACCCGCGCACTCAGCGAGGTTCTGGGCACCCAGGCCGAGCATCTTCCCGAGGAGCTTCGCGCCCTGACCGGTGGCGAGGGACCGTTGCGCGCCATGGTCGATCAGATGGGCGCGGCCGTGTTCGGGATGCAGGTCGGCCAGGCGCTGGGCGCGCTCGCCCGCGAGGCCTTCGGCCCGACGGAACTCTCCCTCCCGCTGCTGGAGGCACACACCAGCGCCCTGGTGCCGGCCAACATCTCTGCTTTCACCGAGGGCTTGGACGTTCCTGAGGACGAGGTCCGCTTCTACCTGGCGGTGCGTGAAGCGGCCCACGCCCGGCTCTTCGCCCACGTACCGTGGTTGCCCTCCCACCTCCTCGGCATCGTGGAGTCCTACTCCCGGGAGATCGCCATCGATGTGGCGGCCATGGAAGAGGCGGTCCGGGACATCGACCCCTCCGACGCCGAGCAGTTGCGCCAGGCGATGTCCGGTGGCGTGTTCGCCCTGGAGCGCACGGAGTCACAGGAGGCGGCGTTGCTGCGCCTGGAGTCGGCCCTGGCCCTGGTGGAGGGATGGGTCCAGCACGTCACGGCCCAGGCCGTGGCACCACACCTCCCCCACGCCGTGGCCTTGCAGGAGATGCTGGCGCGCCGGCGGGCCTCCGGCGGGCCGGCGGAGAAGACCTTCGCTGCCCTGGTCGGTCTCGAGCTCCGCCCCCGCCGCCTGCGTGAGGCAGCCGCCCTGTGGGCGGCCGTGGAGCAGGAGCGCGGCGTGGCCGAGCGCGACGCCGTCTGGTCCCACCCCGACCTGATGCCGCGGGCCGAAGATCTGGACGACCCCCAGGGTTTCGCCGCCGGACGGCCGGCCGAGGATGACACCGCCCAGGACCTCGACGCCGCCTTGGCCGCGATCTTCGCCGAGGACGAGCGCCGCACTTCCGACAGCGCGGATCCATCGGCCGAGGGCGAGGAGGGCGCCGGTGATCCCGGCAGTGAGCCGGGCCCGGCCCACGAGGACTAG
- a CDS encoding D-arabinono-1,4-lactone oxidase, with translation MASSPGQNWAGNITYGAERLLRPASLDELAEIISREPRLRALGSRHSFNRIADGPGALVSLTDIPVDPADIRIEGATVRTPAWLRYGDLVPALDTAGLALANLASLPHISLAGAVATGTHGSGEKITSLATQVCAVEFLNGSGETVVLRRGEEDFDGAVVSLGALGVVTHLTLDVEPTYRVAQRVFEHAPWDAVLENFDDIAAAGNSVSIFTRWREDGLADQIWVKYREGHPAPDLSWLGARAAEGPCHPIPGADGSVCTAQMGEFGPWHGRWPHFRLDFEPSAGDELQSEFLLPRRHAAAAVRALRDLAPRIAPLLHICEVRTVAPDSLWLSPAYEQETVGFHFTWHPREAEVRPVLAEIQAALAPLGARPHWGKVFLPDADALPGLYPRWSDFGALRERHDPQRRFGNAFLESLGL, from the coding sequence ATGGCGAGCTCACCAGGGCAGAACTGGGCCGGCAACATCACGTACGGCGCCGAGCGGTTGCTGCGCCCCGCCAGCCTGGACGAACTGGCGGAGATCATCTCCCGGGAACCACGACTGCGCGCACTCGGGAGCAGGCACTCCTTCAACCGCATTGCCGACGGCCCCGGAGCCCTGGTCTCGCTCACCGACATCCCCGTGGACCCAGCGGACATCCGGATCGAGGGCGCCACGGTGCGAACACCCGCGTGGCTGCGCTATGGAGATCTGGTGCCGGCGCTCGACACCGCGGGCCTGGCCCTGGCCAATCTCGCCTCCCTCCCGCACATCTCCCTGGCTGGTGCCGTCGCGACCGGTACGCACGGCTCCGGGGAGAAGATCACCTCGCTGGCCACCCAGGTCTGCGCCGTGGAGTTCCTGAACGGAAGCGGCGAGACGGTGGTGCTCCGGCGCGGCGAAGAGGACTTCGACGGAGCCGTGGTCTCCCTCGGCGCCCTCGGCGTCGTCACGCATCTGACCCTCGACGTCGAGCCCACCTACCGGGTGGCCCAGCGAGTCTTTGAGCATGCGCCCTGGGATGCCGTCCTGGAGAACTTCGACGACATCGCGGCCGCGGGCAACAGCGTCAGCATCTTCACCAGGTGGCGTGAGGACGGGCTCGCCGATCAGATTTGGGTGAAGTACCGGGAGGGCCACCCCGCGCCGGACCTGAGCTGGCTGGGCGCGCGCGCCGCTGAGGGGCCGTGTCATCCGATCCCGGGCGCCGATGGCAGTGTCTGCACCGCCCAGATGGGCGAGTTCGGCCCCTGGCACGGGCGGTGGCCCCACTTCCGGCTCGACTTCGAGCCCTCAGCCGGCGACGAGCTGCAGAGCGAGTTCCTCCTGCCACGCCGTCACGCGGCTGCTGCGGTCCGCGCGCTCCGCGACCTCGCCCCGCGGATCGCCCCGCTGCTGCACATCTGCGAGGTGCGCACCGTGGCGCCGGACTCGCTCTGGCTCAGTCCGGCCTACGAGCAGGAAACCGTGGGCTTCCACTTCACGTGGCACCCCCGTGAGGCCGAGGTCCGTCCGGTCCTCGCCGAGATCCAGGCGGCGCTTGCCCCGCTGGGCGCGAGGCCGCATTGGGGCAAGGTCTTCCTCCCCGATGCCGACGCCCTGCCAGGGCTCTATCCACGCTGGTCCGACTTCGGCGCGCTGCGCGAGCGTCATGATCCCCAGCGGCGCTTCGGCAACGCGTTCCTGGAGAGCCTGGGCCTCTAG
- a CDS encoding WhiB family transcriptional regulator has translation MTEHTSLISEARAGGLTATDVLSTLPGAATPCQEGDADLWFAESMSDVEAAKAMCRACPVREACLAGALERQEPWGVWGGEVFVDGVVVARKRGRGRPPKKLAQVGAA, from the coding sequence ATGACGGAGCACACCAGCCTCATCTCCGAGGCACGGGCCGGTGGCCTCACCGCCACCGATGTACTTTCCACCCTCCCGGGCGCAGCGACTCCGTGTCAGGAAGGCGACGCCGATCTCTGGTTCGCCGAGAGCATGTCGGACGTCGAGGCAGCCAAGGCCATGTGCCGTGCCTGTCCCGTGCGCGAGGCCTGTCTCGCAGGCGCCCTCGAGCGGCAGGAGCCGTGGGGCGTCTGGGGCGGAGAGGTCTTCGTGGACGGCGTCGTGGTGGCGCGCAAGCGCGGCCGCGGTCGCCCTCCGAAGAAGCTGGCGCAGGTGGGGGCCGCCTGA